A single genomic interval of Zunongwangia sp. HGR-M22 harbors:
- a CDS encoding ZIP family metal transporter translates to MDKIISYLESIDPVLAAFYATLFTWGLTALGAALVFFFKKMNRMLFDGMLGFTGGVMVAASFWSLLAPGIEMSPGEGFEKTIPAVVGFGLGALFIFALDKVLPHLHVNFSSTEKEGIKTPWHKSILLVLAITLHNIPEGLAVGVLFGGAAAGFEGASIAGAVALAIGIGLQNFPEGFAVAMPLRGQGFSRRKSFNYGQLSAIVEPVAAVLGAWAVMTFQPILPYALAFAAGAMIFVVVEEVVPESQQSKYTDVSTLGFIGGFMVMMTLDVGLG, encoded by the coding sequence ATGGATAAAATTATAAGTTATTTAGAAAGTATCGATCCTGTTTTAGCAGCATTTTATGCTACGCTTTTTACTTGGGGATTAACCGCGCTAGGTGCTGCTTTGGTATTCTTTTTTAAGAAAATGAATCGGATGCTTTTTGATGGTATGTTAGGTTTTACTGGTGGTGTGATGGTTGCCGCAAGTTTCTGGAGTTTACTTGCTCCCGGGATAGAAATGAGCCCTGGTGAAGGTTTTGAAAAAACAATTCCGGCTGTAGTAGGTTTTGGACTTGGAGCTCTCTTTATTTTCGCATTAGATAAAGTTTTGCCACATCTACATGTAAACTTTAGTAGTACTGAAAAAGAAGGAATTAAAACCCCATGGCATAAGTCGATTTTGCTGGTTTTAGCCATTACCTTACATAATATTCCTGAAGGTCTTGCTGTGGGTGTTCTATTTGGAGGTGCAGCAGCTGGTTTTGAAGGCGCAAGTATTGCCGGGGCGGTAGCTTTAGCAATAGGAATTGGATTACAAAATTTCCCTGAAGGATTTGCGGTTGCGATGCCATTAAGAGGGCAGGGCTTTAGCCGAAGAAAAAGTTTTAATTACGGTCAACTATCAGCGATTGTTGAGCCTGTGGCAGCGGTGCTTGGAGCCTGGGCCGTTATGACCTTTCAGCCAATTTTACCCTATGCGTTAGCTTTTGCTGCGGGAGCAATGATCTTTGTAGTAGTGGAGGAAGTAGTACCAGAATCTCAACAAAGTAAATATACCGATGTTAGTACCTTAGGCTTTATAGGTGGGTTTATGGTGATGATGACTTTAGACGTAGGGCTTGGATAA